A stretch of the Plasmodium berghei ANKA genome assembly, chromosome: 10 genome encodes the following:
- a CDS encoding BIR protein, with the protein MNDDLCQKFDLLRMHLPAELGGTANFEFKQITNFDKYCPNGDCNTNLEKITIGFLWLLEHCYFISKGRSYNEDNTNAFFLHMISWFSYKLKQNSEHSSTKINDFYTNHVNDNDKYKKFRDDSSKFTDLKEFIDERNDFLNINIEDMSKFYDAFKLLCSMHGNIAKNQTGNKLSNNANDFVKKYTELNNIYNIEGTLHSQILSALSTDYDNIKKKCSNIQSLPDIKTTQNSVKSPEQNGQSSEPISAQASEVTSSNSSIGNKLFTVLSIFGAIAFLLGISYKYSLFGFRKRAQKQYLREKIKNIKKKTYH; encoded by the exons ATGAATGATGATCTA TGTCAAAAATTTGATCTTTTGAGGATGCATTTACCTGCTGAATTAGGCGGAACCGCaaattttgaatttaaacaaattacAAATTTCGATAAGTACTGCCCTAATGGAGACTGCAATACTAATCTcgaaaaaattacaattgGATTTTTATGGTTACTTGAACACTGCTATTTTATATCCAAAGGTAGAAGCTATAATGAAGATAATACTAATGCATTTTTTCTACATATGATTTCGTGGTTTAGTTATAAATTAAAGCAAAACTCAGAGCACAGTTCCACCAAAATAAACGATTTTTATACTAATCATgtaaatgataatgataaatataaaaaatttagagATGATTCCAGTAAATTTACGGATCTTAAGGAATTCATAGATGAACGAAATGATTTTCtgaatattaatattgaaGATATGtctaaattttatgatgCATTTAAACTATTATGCAGTATGCATGGTAATATTGCAAAGAATCAAACAGGCAATAAACTGTCAAATAATGCGAAtgattttgttaaaaaatatacagagctaaacaatatatataatattgaagGTACCCTGCATAGTCAAATATTGTCTGCTTTATCAACTgattatgataatataaaaaagaaatgtaGCAATATTCAATCTCTTCcagatataaaaacaacACAAAATTCTGTAAAAAGTCCTGAACAAAATGGACAAAGTTCTGAACCAATTTCTGCACAAGCTTCTGAAGTTACATCATCAAATTCGTCGATAggaaacaaattatttacagTTTTATCGATATTTGGTGCAATAGCATTTTTGTTGGGAATTTCTTATaag tattcGTTATTTGGATTTCGGAAACGAGCtcaaaaacaatatttaagagaaaaaataaaaaatataaagaagaaaacttatcattaa
- a CDS encoding BIR protein — protein MTLNVCKAFEGIEEFLPDNFSFENNHTSTKIYNAYCPISKETGKGKCGTIGQIVSAVTTLLLKNLFTGDDYIESDNKNNEYITYIMLWLSDKMKLIKTGNYGSVSDFDTTFIKYDEYYNEHIDQINKKEKIMNIKIDEMHKLYGLLNDLCNAITKYTNDPSNCSSFSNFASNWEKQSNQLVNKKIKVFEDEYYCDVLLTLKNAYQKFRNDNHIQNKLPQIIDIEEINNCKKLCKAATKSWRIKSVDLRQIKGKKNIEKSKDTSRYIDVVKNRFESYSSFFSIMFTNVGNNLYKKSLPALTNVYDKFINFADNTINYVNGELKKPIKTYTFDNGIPEEKGPGGDPLSSQETPSEASSPSSSTEQTRTSELPQESSKKKKYDQKNEEDSKKTVPNLVIKRENSVTEVTGNGTTEIDDNPLNLYKKIVISIIMLLIPIVLAIMYKYFSFGWRKELKKKKNMKKAINMFGANETTKRVINPTDRKKQVQIIINSSTQKKQDKKFKNSSTQKKQDKKFKNSFTQKKQDKKVTNSSTQKKQDKKVKNSIYWGKYPLLNIHKLMKTDSVPFIILFLLFIFYVYKRKGYYLE, from the exons ATGACTCTCAATGTG TGTAAAGCATTTGAAGGTATTGAGGAATTTTTGCctgataatttttctttcgAGAACAATCATACCTCTactaaaatatacaatgcTTATTGTCCTATTAGCAAGGAAACAGGGAAAGGAAAATGTGGAACTATCGGTCAAATAGTTAGCGCTGTTACTACATTATTACTTAAGAATTTATTCACCGGAGATGATTATATAGAAtctgataataaaaataacgaaTATATCACGTATATTATGCTATGGTTAAGTGATAAAATGAAACTAATTAAAACAGGGAACTACGGAAGCGTGTCAGATTTTGATACCAcgtttataaaatatgatgaaTATTATAACGAACATATTGATCAAatcaataaaaaagaaaaaataatgaatattaaaattgatGAAATGCATAAACTTTATGGGTTACTTAATGATCTGTGTAATGCAATTACTAAATATACCAACGATCCTTCAAATTGCTCCagtttttcaaattttgcTAGTAATTGGGAAAAACAATCCAATCAacttgttaataaaaaaattaaggtTTTTGAAGATGAGTATTATTGTGATGTACTGTTgactttaaaaaatgcttATCAGAAATTTAGAAATGATAATCACATCCAAAATAAACTTCCCCAAATTATAGATatagaagaaataaataattgtaaGAAACTATGTAAAGCAGCAACAAAATCATGGAGAATTAAAAGTGTGGATCTCCGACAAATTaagggaaaaaaaaatattgagaAAAGCAAAGATACCTCGAGATATATAGATGTTGTTAAAAATAGATTTGAATCGTATAGCTCATTTTTTAGTATTATGTTTACTAATGTTGGCAATAacttatataaaaagtCGTTGCCAGCGCTAACAAATGTTTAcgataaatttataaattttgcTGATAACACGATTAATTATGTGAATGGGGAGTTAAAAAAACCAATAAAAACTTATACATTCGATAATGGTATACCTGAGGAAAAAGGCCCAGGAGGTGACCCATTATCATCTCAAGAAACTCCATCTGAAGCTTCATCACCATCAAGTTCTACGGAACAAACTAGGACATCAGAATTACCTCAGGAATcatctaaaaaaaaaaaatatgatcaAAAGAATGAAGAAGATTCTAAAAAAACAGTGCCAAATTTAGTGATTAAACGCGAAAATTCAGTAACCGAAGTAACAGGAAATGGAACGACAGAAATAGATGACAATCCACTCAACTTATACAAGAAAATTGTAATTTCAATTATAATGCTTTTAATACCCATTGTTTTAGCTATTATGTACAag tatttttcatttggATGGAGAAAGGaattgaagaaaaaaaaaaacatgaaaaaggctataaatatgtttggTGCAAATGAAACGACAAAAAGAGTTATAAACCCAACTGATCGAAAAAAACAAGtgcaaataattataaattcatctactcaaaaaaaacaggacaaaaagtttaaaaattcatctactcaaaaaaaacaggacaaaaagtttaaaaattcatttactcaaaaaaaacaggATAAAAAGGTTACAAATTCATCtactcaaaaaaaacaggATAAAAAGGTTAAAAATTCCATTTATTGGGGAAAGTATccattattaaatatacacaAACTTATGAAGACCGATTCTGTaccatttattattttatttttgttgtttattttttatgtttataaaagaaaaggCTATTATTTAGAatag
- a CDS encoding fam-b protein: MRVSILKYVLFSIIICSFEYSKNELYFVNDRGIYLEGNVINFRNNRILSYIDNEFDLNEFCQSTLSLADQFNDCNDSNKEIAYLRNIIDSHIKKHKGSNTSLDLKNVDSKTKKIINGLRKELEELKKQISDKTNGELAIQPINDKIIIKKDGNSSVSEHEDFKKFEINENNKITSNNHHIKLVFNKKIRKEVIKATLSYFTFLTIAISIPITGLFSLTILLIPSGLSIFFFICRLIKCIFKLEKISK; the protein is encoded by the exons ATGAGAGTCagtattttaaaatatgttcttttttcaattattatttgttctTTTGAATATTCCAAAAAT GAACTATACTTTGTAAACGATAGAGGGATATACCTTGAAGGGaatgtaataaattttagaaataataggatattatcatatatagataacgaatttgatttaaatgaattttGTCAATCAACTTTGAGTCTTGCAGATCAATTTAATGATTGTAATGATAGTAACAAAGAAATAGCATACCTTCGAAATATTATAGATTCACATATAAAGAAGCATAAAGGGAGTAATACATCActtgatttaaaaaatgtagatagtaagacaaaaaaaataattaatggACTTCGAAAAGAATtagaagaattaaaaaaacagatTTCTGATAAAACGAATGGTGAATTAGCAATACAGCCgataaatgataaaataataataaaaaaagatggAAATAGTTCTGTATCAGAACATGAAgactttaaaaaatttgaaattaatgaaaataataaaattacatCAAATAATCATCATATAAAGTTagtatttaataaaaaaattagaaaagAAGTAATCAAAGCCACCCTGTCgtattttacatttttaacaaTTGCTATTTCGATACCAATAACAGGATTGTTTAGCTTAACGATACTACTTATACCGTCTGGActttccatattttttttcatttgtagacttattaaatgtatctttaaattagaaaaaatatcaaaataa
- a CDS encoding BIR protein — protein MDDETVCELFIDADVLLNGNTDIQTTIKNSPEYHQYCPDNKQCLNRAEGIGALSAFLFTNFYNTESSYYEHFMMWLAHKLFKIAKKRNNENVNVMTLSSAYEKYLETNMGNLRQWHIINDLRGVKYPNLRYMSELYMLLKRICNTIAYYKKNNKRPVKLGQYSAKCLNQYRNLYKTFSGDDSYLPLLEKLKKIYDDFKTSAIKDDADKKKNIESHLLELTPMKEIDSHSTKNLKTLDSNDPKDQLQSEKTSEIPEEKNTLEEPKDPKVKGKSIEQPTKLKSTVDQTSNQREEPSFSEVELKIPGNEQENNRESQGMSIEPTKESLSTKLKDQAQPQEISQEMTRIKPQPEPPPNPELSPTPEPLPHPESQPQKELTPQIELPTQTESSPQIESQQGPEPQPEQDSETQLKSQANIESQDNENVIQPASTPEKSSMNHETIKKITEKGLLHDFYKLHLSSFYKNLTYYGQRLYGSTSTSLTKGYSAFNEFVDYLITQPNKVNVTLPSVDNNIQPKDSGSDSTPSDDTSETLSLSSTQASDKKAEGGRQENKPGGKDQINETESEGKISKAEESIPSLTPKESTEVFINITSDQQIEKLPSKIKADKIKVEKGIFEIGFPEGVFKGYKLVAYSVIIIAIPIILALMYKYFPFGCRKELKKKKNMKKVINMFGVNEATKRVINTTDRKKQVQIIINSSTQKKQNKKFTNSSTQKKQDERLTNSSTQKKQDEKLTNLSTQKKRNKKLKNSSTQKKQDKKVTNSSTQKKKTKQFINSIYWEKYPLLNIHKLMKTDSVPFVILFLFIFYVYKKKGYCLE, from the exons ATGGACGACGAAACAGTg TGTGAGCTATTTATCGATGCCGATGTGCTTTTGAATGGTAATACTGACATACAGACGACAATTAAAAATTCCCCAGAATACCATCAATATTGCCCCGATAACAAACAATGCTTAAATAGGGCTGAAGGTATTGGTGCTTTGAGCGCGTTTTTATTTAcgaatttttataatacaGAAAGCAGTTATTATGAACATTTTATGATGTGGTTAGctcataaattatttaagatagccaaaaaaagaaacaatGAAAACGTAAATGTAATGACTTTAAGTTCGgcttatgaaaaatatttagagACAAATATGGGTAATCTTAGACAATGGcatattataaatgatCTAAGGGGTGTGAAATATCCTAATCTTAGGTATATGAGTGAATTGTATATGTTACTTAAACGTATATGTAATACAATtgcatattataaaaaaaataataaaagacCTGTGAAACTTGGTCAGTATTCTGCAAAGTGTCTTAATCAATATAGAAACCTTTACAAGACCTTTTCTGGAGATGATTCATATCTACCTCTATtggaaaaattaaaaaaaatatatgacgACTTTAAAACTTCTGCTATTAAGGATGATgctgataaaaaaaaaaatatagaaagtCATCTTCTAGAACTTACACCAATGAAAGAAATAGATTCACATTCTAcgaaaaatttgaaaacaCTTGATTCTAATGATCCAAAGGATCAATTGCAATCTGAGAAGACTTCAGAAATTCCGGAAGAAAAGAACACTCTAGAGGAGCCAAAAGATCCTAAAGTCAAAGGGAAGAGTATTGAGCAACCCACCAAGCTAAAAAGTACAGTGGATCAAACATCAAACCAAAGAGAAGAACCATCATTTTCAGAAgttgaattaaaaataccAGGAAATGAacaagaaaataatagagAATCCCAAGGAATGTCTATAGAACCAACAAAAGAAAGTTTATCAACGAAATTGAAAGATCAAGCACAACCTCAAGAAATATCTCAAGAAATGACTCGAATAAAACCTCAGCCAGAACCACCACCGAATCCAGAATTATCACCGACGCCAGAACCACTACCGCATCCAGAATCACAACCACAGAAAGAATTAACACCACAAATAGAATTACCAACACAGACAGAATCATCACCACAGATAGAATCACAGCAGGGACCAGAACCACAACCAGAACAAGACTCAGAAACACAGTTAAAATCACAGGCAAATATAGAATCACAAGATAATGAGAATGTGATACAACCTGCATCTACACCAGAAAAATCATCGATGAACCATgaaactataaaaaaaatcacaGAAAAGGGACTTTTACATGATTTCTATAAACTGCATCTTTCatctttttataaaaaccTTACTTATTATGGACAGCGTTTATATGGAAGTACATCAACTAGCTTAACAAAAGGTTATTCTGCATTTAATGAGTTTGTTGATTATTTAATCACTCAACCAAATAAAGTAAATGTTACATTACCATCAGTTGATAATAACATTCAACCCAAAGACTCGGGAAGTGATTCGACTCCCTCTGATGATACATCAGAAACACTCTCCCTTTCATCGACACAAGCTAGTGACAAAAAAGCTGAAGGTGGAAGGCAAGAAAATAAACCTGGAGGTAAAGACCAAATAAATGAAACTGAAAGTGAAGGCAAAATAAGTAAAGCTGAAGAATCAATACCAAGTTTAACTCCTAAAGAGTCCACAGAGGtttttatcaatataaCATCTGATCAACAAATTGAAAAACTTCCTTCTAAAATCAAGGCAGATAAAATCAAGGTAGAAAAAGGCATATTTGAAATAGGATTTCCAGAAGGTGTATTTAAAGGATACAAATTAGTTGCATATTCAGTTATAATTATTGCTATACCCATTATTTTAGCACTTATGTATAAG TATTTTCCATTTGGATGTAGAAAGGaattgaagaaaaaaaaaaacatgaaaaaggttataaatatgtttggTGTAAATGAAGCGACAAAAAGAGTTATAAACACAACTGATCGAAAAAAACAAGtgcaaataattataaattcatctactcaaaaaaaacagaatAAAAAGTTTACAAATTCATCTACTCAAAAAAAGCAGGATGAAAGACTTACAAATTCATCTACTCAAAAAAAGCAGGATGAAAAGCTTACAAATTTATCTACTCAAAAAAAGCGGAATAAAAAGCTTAAAAATTCATCTACCCAAAAAAAACAGGATAAAAAGGTTACAAATTCATCTActcaaaaaaagaagacTAAACAGTTTATAAATTCCATTTATTGGGAAAAATATccattattaaatatacataaactTATGAAGACCGATTCTGTACcatttgttattttatttttgtttattttttatgtttataaaaaaaaaggctATTGTttagaataa